From Columba livia isolate bColLiv1 breed racing homer chromosome 7, bColLiv1.pat.W.v2, whole genome shotgun sequence, one genomic window encodes:
- the PHOSPHO2 gene encoding pyridoxal phosphate phosphatase PHOSPHO2 isoform X1 translates to MWLLGAVFPEKGPWWLWQLHEGGVASHCRGGNTSSAGPTPCRRDLTSRAASCLAQSLLLLEARIRNSMKFLLVFDFDHTIIDENSDTWIVKCAPEKKLPNGLRNSYRPGRWTEYMGRVFVYLGDNGIKEDEMERTMTTIPFTAGMVDLLGFIGENKELFDCIIVSDSNTVFIDWILKAAGFHKVFDEVFTNPAAFGSTGYLTVQNFHAHHCAQCPKNLCKRKVLKEFLDKQLERGVSYTQIIYIGDGGNDLCPVMFLKKDDIAMPRQGYTLEKKISQLAQDLSPVECSVLVWSSGIDIMSYLKLLMKE, encoded by the exons ATGTGGCTCCTGGGCGCTGTTTTCCCAGAGAAGGGCCCTTGGTGGCTCTGGCAGCTGCATGAGGGAGGAG TTGCTTCACACTGTAGAGGAGGTAACACCAGCTCTGCCGGGCCCACGCCTTGCAGGAGGGACCTGACCTCCAGGGCAGCCTCCTGTCTTGCTCAAAGCCTGTTGCTGTTGGAAGCCAGAATCAGAAACT CCATGaaatttctgttggtttttgATTTTGACCATACAATCATAGATGAAAATAGTGATACCTGGATTGTGAAATGTGCCCCTGAGAAAAAACTTCCTAACGGATTAAGAAACTCCTACCGACCAGGACGCTGGACAGAATATATGGGCAGAGTCTTTGTCTACTTGGGAGACAACGGCATCAAAGAAGATGAGATGGAAAGGACTATGACAACAATTCCTTTCACTGCGGGAATGGTAGATCTTCTGGGTTTTATTGGTGAGAACAAAGAGTTGTTTGACTGCATAATTGTTTCGGATTCTAATACAGTGTTTATTGACTGGATTTTGAAAGCTGCTGGCTTCCATAAGGTGTTTGATGAAGTGTTCACAAACCCTGCAGCATTCGGCAGTACTGGCTATCTTACTGTACAGAACTTCCATGCTCACCATTGTGCACAGTGCCCTAAAAACCTGTGCAAAAGGaaagttttaaaagaatttcTGGATAAACAGTTGGAGCGAGGAGTAAGTTATACACAAATTATATATATTGGTGATGGTGGGAATGACTTATGTCCAGTAATGTTTTTGAAGAAGGATGATATTGCTATGCCTAGGCAGGGGTACACCTTAGAGAAGAAGATTTCTCAGCTGGCCCAAGATCTCAGTCCCGTAGAGTGCTCTGTTCTGGTTTGGTCATCTGGTATTGACATTATGTCTTATCTGAAGCTGCTTATGAAGGAATAA
- the PHOSPHO2 gene encoding pyridoxal phosphate phosphatase PHOSPHO2 isoform X2 translates to MWLLGAVFPEKGPWWLWQLHEGGVASHCRGGNTSSAGPTPCRRDLTSRAASCLAQSLLLLEARIRNYENSDTWIVKCAPEKKLPNGLRNSYRPGRWTEYMGRVFVYLGDNGIKEDEMERTMTTIPFTAGMVDLLGFIGENKELFDCIIVSDSNTVFIDWILKAAGFHKVFDEVFTNPAAFGSTGYLTVQNFHAHHCAQCPKNLCKRKVLKEFLDKQLERGVSYTQIIYIGDGGNDLCPVMFLKKDDIAMPRQGYTLEKKISQLAQDLSPVECSVLVWSSGIDIMSYLKLLMKE, encoded by the exons ATGTGGCTCCTGGGCGCTGTTTTCCCAGAGAAGGGCCCTTGGTGGCTCTGGCAGCTGCATGAGGGAGGAG TTGCTTCACACTGTAGAGGAGGTAACACCAGCTCTGCCGGGCCCACGCCTTGCAGGAGGGACCTGACCTCCAGGGCAGCCTCCTGTCTTGCTCAAAGCCTGTTGCTGTTGGAAGCCAGAATCAGAAACT ATGAAAATAGTGATACCTGGATTGTGAAATGTGCCCCTGAGAAAAAACTTCCTAACGGATTAAGAAACTCCTACCGACCAGGACGCTGGACAGAATATATGGGCAGAGTCTTTGTCTACTTGGGAGACAACGGCATCAAAGAAGATGAGATGGAAAGGACTATGACAACAATTCCTTTCACTGCGGGAATGGTAGATCTTCTGGGTTTTATTGGTGAGAACAAAGAGTTGTTTGACTGCATAATTGTTTCGGATTCTAATACAGTGTTTATTGACTGGATTTTGAAAGCTGCTGGCTTCCATAAGGTGTTTGATGAAGTGTTCACAAACCCTGCAGCATTCGGCAGTACTGGCTATCTTACTGTACAGAACTTCCATGCTCACCATTGTGCACAGTGCCCTAAAAACCTGTGCAAAAGGaaagttttaaaagaatttcTGGATAAACAGTTGGAGCGAGGAGTAAGTTATACACAAATTATATATATTGGTGATGGTGGGAATGACTTATGTCCAGTAATGTTTTTGAAGAAGGATGATATTGCTATGCCTAGGCAGGGGTACACCTTAGAGAAGAAGATTTCTCAGCTGGCCCAAGATCTCAGTCCCGTAGAGTGCTCTGTTCTGGTTTGGTCATCTGGTATTGACATTATGTCTTATCTGAAGCTGCTTATGAAGGAATAA
- the CFAP210 gene encoding LOW QUALITY PROTEIN: cilia- and flagella- associated protein 210 (The sequence of the model RefSeq protein was modified relative to this genomic sequence to represent the inferred CDS: inserted 1 base in 1 codon) translates to MEPVFLIGLHQIKAANQKKCCRLWIGKTEMCLLWSCTASTCGCGNPREQHTPGKASPAATPAPPLPPARAPLGPAPSRQHPGRAGGGAERPQRTGLRSGPEAPEGNGQSRRGRAQPLPPPAGGRDAPTHLRTRRFRLPPPEPRPPGSTCLEATSSRDLRRVARQPHAFPDGAAEAMAAGPGLSRGRRQQLAPSHHWEENNVLAQCFLPKEVDLRQVIVFPKAEWERIQDSLGSTSREAARILAEKKEREEMRLRSKAAVKDWSNTIMDPTERKLKAKQLREERQEEERKLIDLEEAEFQAAQRKAAIDRAKTYLYYQNQRVKGLHSALLLAEVLKERDAQVEFKKLKSDVKKKKDEEKERERKAANLREQEEAHRHYMNQRYMNQQALRRDLMEQIKEHKHQADLAKLEDEREREQIEKSNQLYQLEIEKIMEKEQEEKAERQRLHHEHVSNQKILKAIEEQKEMEENDRIKAHFKAKETIAKMVKKKKAEMRRLTQERQTKIVTQIAAQTSEALKREDDRFARDVAKKEAEYQKKCKEKEAKEKAAIESIREYRATVIKMKAEKEREEKAEGKKELHALMENSRIYLETEKAKKQRQRDASVKVQKIQIQQMAEKQAKKQEEKQAELDYDAQKEVIALCKEREFQKYAKQVIESESKTTHHLYPLLKACKGGRDLGIGXSSRGREGINTAFQAQDSAGTQLPSCESTTAQEVKNMKKH, encoded by the exons ATGGAGCCAGTCTTTTTAATAGGGTTGCACCAAATCAAAGCAGCCAACCAAAAGAAATGCTGCCGTTTGTGGATCGGGAAAACCGAAATGTGCTTGTTGTGGTCCTGCACCGCCAGTACCTGCGGCTGCGGAAACCCCCGGGAGCAGCACACACCCGGCAAGGCCTCTCCCGCCGCCACGCCAGCACCGCCGCTCCCACCGGCCCGGGCGCCCCTCGGGCCAGCGCCCAGCCGGCAGCACCCCGGCCGCGCCGGCGGTGGAGCGGAGCGGCCGCAGCGCACGGGGCTCCGCAGCGGACCGGAAGCCCCGGAGGGAAACGGACAGAGCCGGCGGGGCCGCGCGCAGCCGCTCCCGCCACCCGCCGGCGGCCGCGACGCCCCGACCCACCTGCGCACTCGCCGCTTCCGGCTCCCTCCACCCGAGCCCCGCCCGCCGGGCTCCACGTGCCTGGAGGCTACGTCATCACGTGACCTCCGCCGGGTTGCCCGGCAACCGCACGCGTTCCCCGACGGCGCGGCCGAGGCCATGGCGGCGGGGCCCGGGCTCTCCCGCGGGAGGCGGCAGCAGCTCGCCC CATCACATCAttgggaagaaaataatgttctagctcaatgttttcttccaaaggAAGTAGATCTTCGTCAGGTAATTGTATTCCCAAAAGCAGAATGGGAAAGGATTCAGGACAGTCTTGGCAGCACATCTAGAGAAGCAGCACGCATCCTCGCTGAGAAGAAAGAGCGGGAAGAAATGCGCTTACGCTCCAAAGCTGCTGTAAAAGATTGGTCCAATACCATTATG GACCCGACGGAACGGAAACTTAAAGCCAAACAACTACGTgaagaaagacaagaggaagaaagaaagttaattGATTTGGAAGAAGCAGAGTTTCAAGCAGCACAACGGAAGGCGGCTATTGATCGCGCAAAAACTTACCTATACTACCAGAACCAAAGAGTGAAAGGGCTGCAT AGTGCCCTTCTACTTGCAGAGGTCCTAAAAGAACGAGATGCTCAAGttgaatttaaaaagttaaagtcagatgttaaaaaaaagaaggatgaagaaaaggaACGTGAACGTAAAGCAGCTAATCTCAGAGAGCAAGAAGAGGCACATCGGCATTATATGAATCAGCGTTATATGAATCAACAGGCGCTACGCAGAGATCTGATGGAACA AATAAAGGAGCACAAACATCAGGCAGATCTGGCCAAGCTAgaagatgaaagagaaagagaacaaataGAGAAATCAAACCAGTTGTACCAATTGGAAATtgagaaaataatggaaaaggaacaggaggaaaaagctGAACGCCAGAGGCTGCATCAT GAGCACGTAAGTAACCAGAAAATACTCAAAGCAATAgaggaacaaaaagaaatggaagagaatGATCGGATTAAAGCTCAttttaaagcaaaggaaacTATTGCCAAGatggtgaaaaagaaaaaagctgaaatgcgTAG ACTAACACAAGAACGTCAGACCAAAATCGTTACCCAAATAGCTGCACAAACGAGTGAGGCATTAAAGAGAGAAGATGATCGTTTTGCTAGAGATGttgcaaaaaaagaagctgaataccaaaaaaaatgcaaagagaaagaagcaaaagaaaaggcagcCATTGAATCTATTCGCGAATATAGAGCCACTGTG ATTAAGATGAAAgcggaaaaggagagagaggaaaaagcagaaggtAAAAAGGAACTTCATGCCTTAATGGAAAACAGCCGCATCTacctggaaacagaaaaagccaagaaacaaagacaacGTGATGCGAGTGTGAAAGTACAGAAAATTCAGATCCAGCAAATG GctgaaaaacaggcaaaaaaacaggaggaaaagcaagcagaattgGACTATGATGCTCAGAAAGAGGTTATTGCACTCTGTAAGGAGCGCGAATTTCAGAAGTATGCAAAGCAAGTCATTGAATCAGAGTCCAAGACTACACATCATCTTTATCCTCTTCTCAAAGCATGCAAAGGTGGAAGAGACTTGGGCATCG cttcttccagaggaagagaaggaataaaTACGGCTTTTCAAGCACAGGACAGTGCTGGGACCCAGTTACCTTCTTGTGAGAGCACTACTGCTCAAGAAGTtaagaacatgaaaaaacatTGA
- the PHOSPHO2 gene encoding pyridoxal phosphate phosphatase PHOSPHO2 isoform X3 codes for MKFLLVFDFDHTIIDENSDTWIVKCAPEKKLPNGLRNSYRPGRWTEYMGRVFVYLGDNGIKEDEMERTMTTIPFTAGMVDLLGFIGENKELFDCIIVSDSNTVFIDWILKAAGFHKVFDEVFTNPAAFGSTGYLTVQNFHAHHCAQCPKNLCKRKVLKEFLDKQLERGVSYTQIIYIGDGGNDLCPVMFLKKDDIAMPRQGYTLEKKISQLAQDLSPVECSVLVWSSGIDIMSYLKLLMKE; via the coding sequence ATGaaatttctgttggtttttgATTTTGACCATACAATCATAGATGAAAATAGTGATACCTGGATTGTGAAATGTGCCCCTGAGAAAAAACTTCCTAACGGATTAAGAAACTCCTACCGACCAGGACGCTGGACAGAATATATGGGCAGAGTCTTTGTCTACTTGGGAGACAACGGCATCAAAGAAGATGAGATGGAAAGGACTATGACAACAATTCCTTTCACTGCGGGAATGGTAGATCTTCTGGGTTTTATTGGTGAGAACAAAGAGTTGTTTGACTGCATAATTGTTTCGGATTCTAATACAGTGTTTATTGACTGGATTTTGAAAGCTGCTGGCTTCCATAAGGTGTTTGATGAAGTGTTCACAAACCCTGCAGCATTCGGCAGTACTGGCTATCTTACTGTACAGAACTTCCATGCTCACCATTGTGCACAGTGCCCTAAAAACCTGTGCAAAAGGaaagttttaaaagaatttcTGGATAAACAGTTGGAGCGAGGAGTAAGTTATACACAAATTATATATATTGGTGATGGTGGGAATGACTTATGTCCAGTAATGTTTTTGAAGAAGGATGATATTGCTATGCCTAGGCAGGGGTACACCTTAGAGAAGAAGATTTCTCAGCTGGCCCAAGATCTCAGTCCCGTAGAGTGCTCTGTTCTGGTTTGGTCATCTGGTATTGACATTATGTCTTATCTGAAGCTGCTTATGAAGGAATAA